One part of the Melioribacteraceae bacterium genome encodes these proteins:
- a CDS encoding histidine phosphatase family protein encodes MKKLFLIRHAKSSWGESGLTDYERPLNKRGERDAPFMAQLLKKEKINPDAVYSSPALRAITTAEIFAGEIGFDLKKIIIDDSIYDSGIRELETIVQKISESYKKVFLFGHNPAITLYANHLGNKLVTNIPTCGIVGIEFYVESWKDVERGKGKTFFFEFPKKYFD; translated from the coding sequence ATGAAAAAATTATTTTTAATACGGCATGCAAAATCGAGTTGGGGCGAATCCGGACTTACTGATTACGAGAGACCCTTGAACAAACGTGGCGAACGCGACGCCCCCTTTATGGCACAACTCCTGAAAAAAGAGAAAATAAATCCCGATGCCGTCTATTCCAGTCCTGCTTTAAGGGCAATTACAACAGCAGAAATTTTTGCCGGGGAAATCGGTTTCGACTTAAAAAAAATTATCATCGATGATTCAATATATGACAGCGGAATCAGGGAGCTTGAAACGATTGTCCAGAAAATTTCCGAATCTTATAAGAAGGTCTTCTTGTTCGGTCACAACCCGGCTATTACATTATATGCAAATCATCTGGGGAATAAATTAGTGACAAATATTCCCACATGCGGTATTGTTGGGATTGAGTTTTATGTTGAAAGCTGGAAAGATGTTGAACGCGGTAAAGGTAAAACCTTCTTTTTCGAATTTCCTAAAAAATATTTCGATTGA
- a CDS encoding cysteine peptidase family C39 domain-containing protein codes for MSFYPQPNKYQCGPFALKHALVMLGIFKDEDQIGIIAGSTWWSGTDEFGLARAARRFDCKMKHFQSSNPDDARRMLVNELKKGHPCILSVKNWEHWTTVVSYQKGNFVVIDSELDKVVSVQSTTQLLRRWKYIEKGTGIRSFDGYALIPKFKVTTRAKFTPLKAKYLMYDKNEDLANKFDQYTNDLMTIGSPRTKLSFNFITFSEFLRRNEKNLIKRVAQWHGEPTYSELKKILTNMKFVADVYDLIIHEDEEKRAAIDLASILMMYSCGKYGMNPIY; via the coding sequence ATGAGTTTCTATCCGCAGCCGAATAAATATCAATGCGGTCCTTTTGCATTGAAACACGCTCTCGTCATGCTTGGCATTTTCAAGGACGAAGATCAGATTGGAATAATTGCCGGAAGTACCTGGTGGTCCGGTACTGATGAATTTGGTCTTGCACGGGCCGCCCGGAGATTTGATTGTAAGATGAAACATTTTCAATCGAGTAATCCCGACGACGCCCGAAGAATGCTCGTTAACGAATTGAAGAAAGGTCATCCCTGCATTCTGAGCGTAAAAAACTGGGAACACTGGACAACGGTTGTAAGCTATCAGAAAGGTAACTTTGTTGTGATAGATAGTGAACTCGATAAGGTCGTTTCCGTCCAGTCAACAACCCAGCTTCTGCGGAGATGGAAATATATCGAGAAGGGAACAGGGATAAGAAGTTTCGACGGATATGCACTTATTCCAAAATTCAAAGTGACAACGCGTGCTAAATTTACTCCTCTGAAAGCTAAGTACCTGATGTACGATAAAAACGAAGACCTTGCAAATAAATTCGATCAGTACACAAACGACCTGATGACCATTGGCAGTCCGCGTACCAAATTGAGTTTTAACTTTATTACATTCTCGGAATTCTTACGCCGTAACGAAAAAAATCTGATTAAGCGAGTCGCACAATGGCACGGGGAACCTACTTATTCGGAGTTGAAGAAAATTCTTACTAACATGAAATTTGTTGCCGATGTTTATGATCTTATTATACATGAGGATGAAGAGAAACGAGCGGCCATCGACCTGGCCTCCATTCTGATGATGTATTCGTGCGGAAAGTACGGAATGAATCCGATCTATTAA
- a CDS encoding hydrolase, giving the protein MERHSRILKKDKSALIVIDIQERILPVIFESGRVVQNSIKLIKGFRTLNLQVYYTEQYPKGLGPTSSFVKEALESANAVEKLSFSCAGAPGLFDELKAKGVEQVVLCGIESHVCVLQTALDLIAAGFQVQVASDAVSSRREFDYNIALKRMNSNGAEITLTESVLFELLEVCGTDQFKTISKLVK; this is encoded by the coding sequence ATGGAAAGACACAGCAGAATTTTGAAGAAAGACAAATCGGCTCTAATTGTTATCGATATTCAGGAGAGAATCCTGCCGGTTATATTTGAAAGCGGGAGAGTAGTTCAGAATTCAATAAAGCTGATAAAAGGATTTAGAACATTGAATCTGCAGGTCTATTATACCGAACAGTATCCTAAAGGATTGGGGCCGACCAGCAGTTTTGTTAAAGAGGCACTCGAAAGCGCAAATGCTGTTGAAAAGTTGAGTTTCAGCTGCGCCGGCGCTCCCGGTTTATTCGATGAACTTAAAGCCAAAGGAGTTGAGCAGGTTGTGCTGTGCGGAATTGAATCGCATGTCTGCGTATTGCAGACAGCGCTCGATCTTATAGCTGCCGGTTTTCAGGTTCAGGTTGCTTCCGATGCGGTCTCTTCTAGAAGAGAGTTCGATTACAATATCGCGCTCAAGAGAATGAATTCAAACGGTGCTGAAATTACTCTCACGGAATCTGTTCTGTTTGAATTATTGGAAGTATGCGGTACAGACCAGTTTAAAACAATTTCGAAACTGGTTAAATGA
- a CDS encoding HD domain-containing protein codes for MKNSLLKKAEEYALSILYDKTPKAHVYHDVNHTQEVIASALEIGEAENLTEEDLEIVQLAACFHDVGYVKKSDSHEEVSAEYAGDFLANEKYPPEKIEKVKGCILATRVPQKPKNLLEKVICDADLSHLGKKNFINRNDLFRVEFEHHFGRSLTELEWLEKSIEFMSEHKFFTSYAREVLEPLKLKHLNKLKNILSELRSFRS; via the coding sequence ATGAAAAACTCTCTTCTGAAAAAAGCAGAAGAATACGCACTTTCGATTTTATATGATAAGACTCCAAAAGCGCACGTGTATCACGACGTTAACCATACGCAGGAGGTTATAGCATCTGCCCTGGAAATCGGAGAGGCAGAGAATTTAACGGAGGAGGATCTCGAAATTGTTCAGCTTGCAGCCTGCTTTCACGATGTGGGATATGTAAAGAAATCAGACAGCCATGAGGAAGTAAGCGCAGAATATGCCGGTGATTTCCTTGCAAACGAAAAATACCCTCCGGAAAAAATCGAGAAAGTTAAAGGCTGCATTCTTGCGACGCGCGTACCTCAGAAGCCGAAGAATCTTCTCGAAAAAGTTATTTGCGACGCGGATCTCTCCCATCTCGGAAAGAAAAATTTTATCAACAGGAACGACCTATTCCGAGTTGAGTTTGAACATCATTTCGGCCGGTCTTTAACGGAGCTGGAGTGGCTTGAAAAAAGCATTGAGTTTATGTCGGAGCATAAATTTTTTACATCGTATGCAAGAGAGGTTTTAGAACCTCTAAAACTAAAGCACCTGAATAAATTAAAAAATATTCTTTCCGAACTAAGATCATTCCGATCCTGA